One part of the Vitis riparia cultivar Riparia Gloire de Montpellier isolate 1030 chromosome 8, EGFV_Vit.rip_1.0, whole genome shotgun sequence genome encodes these proteins:
- the LOC117920292 gene encoding serine/arginine-rich splicing factor RS2Z33 isoform X2 yields MKHDFAFVEFSDPRDADDARYNLNGRDFDGSRIIVEFAKGGPRGGSGGSREYLGRGPPPGSGRCFNCGIDGHWARDCKAGDWKNKCYRCGDRGHIERNCQNSPRKLSRHGRSYSRSPVRSRRGRSRSRSYSPSRSYSRSRSPPKRDRSIEQDKRSGSPRCRSPEPKRRSTPTSKPRKRSPTPEDSRPQERISPNVYKREQPEYSQSPREKSRSPVSSERDSPVARRYRSPSDANGRSRSQSPRDERSPVDEDEDNNSRSPRGSESP; encoded by the exons ATGAAGCACGACTTCGCCTTTGTT GAATTCAGTGATCCCCGAGATGCTGATGATGCAAGATATAACTTAAATGGACGAGATTTTGATGGAAGTCGTATCATTGTGGAATTTGCCAAAGGG GGACCCCGTGGTGGATCAGGTGGTTCTCGAGAATATCTAGGTCGAGGTCCTCCGCCTGGGTCTGGACGCTGCTTTAATTGTGGCATTGATGGCCACTGGGCTCGAGATTGCAAAGCTGGAGACTGGAAGAATAAGTGTTATCGGTGTGGAGATAGAGGTCATATTGAAAGAAACTGCCAGAACAGTCCCAGGAAGCTCAG CCGACATGGACGGAGTTACTCACGATCTCCAGTTAGATCTCGCCGTGGCAGGAGCCGGAGCCGAAGTTATAGCCCAAGTCGCAGTTACAG CCGATCGAGATCTCCTCCAAAGAGAGATCGAAGCATTGAGCAAGACAAGAGGTCAGGGAGCCCTCGGTGCAGGAGCCCTGAGCCAAAGAGGAGGAGTACACCTACATCCAAACCAAGGAAGCGCAGCCCAACACCTGAAGACAGCAGGCCTCAAGAAAGAATCAGTCCTAATGTTTATAAAAGAGAACAGCCAGAGTACAGCCAAAGCCCCAGGGAGAAGAGCAGAAGCCCTGTTAGTTCTGAAAGGGATAGCCCTGTGGCGAGGAGGTACCGAAGCCCTTCTGATGCTAATGGGCGAAGTCGCAGCCAGAGTCCGAGGGATGAGAGGAGTCCtgtagatgaagatgaagataatAACAGTCGCTCCCCAAGAGGTAGTGAATCCCCTTGA
- the LOC117920639 gene encoding uncharacterized protein LOC117920639, with product MALCWCSTMTMMSGAYKQPQKGKGMGVGMGMGKGKGKGKGKAQTKQRQSRGSDGIGFGGKRNDPTWQCIQGCGACCKLDKGPAFATPEEIFDDPSDVKLYRSMVGPDGWCIHYEKSTRTCSIYSDRPYFCRVEPNVFQTLYGIGKKRFNKEACSFCEDTIKAIYGSHSQELDNFVHAVRSTDSS from the exons ATGGCTCTGTGCTGGTGTAGTACCATGACAATGATGTCAGGCGCATACAAGCAACCACAGAAAGGAAAGGGGATGGGGGTGGGGATGGGAATGGGGAAGGGGAAGGGGAAGGGGAAGGGGAAGGCCCAGACAAAGCAAAGGCAGAGCAGAGGCAGTGATGGCATTGGGTTCGGGGGCAAAAGAAACGATCCTACATGGCAGTGCATCCAGGGTTGTGGAGCCTGCTGCAAGCTTGACAAGGGTCCTGCCTTCGCCACCCCTGAAGAAATCTTCGACGACCCTTCTGATGTCAAG CTTTATAGAAGCATGGTAGGCCCCGATGGGTGGTGTATACACTATGAGAAAAGCACACGAACATGCTCCATTTATTCTG ATCGTCCATATTTTTGTCGTGTGGAgccaaatgttttccaaacatTGTATGGAATTGGCAAGAAGAGATTCAACAAAGAGGCATGCAG TTTCTGTGAAGATACCATCAAGGCAATTTATGGCTCTCATTCACAAGAGTTGGATAATTTTGTTCATGCAGTACGGAGCACAGATTCTAGTTAA